The proteins below come from a single Arthrobacter crystallopoietes genomic window:
- a CDS encoding ATP-dependent DNA ligase has translation MKLPVMPPVAPMLAKPLSEIPDGDMSFEPKWDGFRSIIFRDGDDVEIGSRNEKPMNRYFPEIIEAVKELLPERCVVDGEIVLVGASGDRLDFEALQQRIHPAASRVKLLAEQTPAKFVAFDLLALGDDDLTGEPFAERRARLEKALANAKPPIHLTNATADRGVAARWFHEFEGAGLDGVIAKPLDGLYQPNKRAMFKIKHERTVDCVLAGYRVHKSGPDRIGSLLLGLYNDDGELANVGVAGSFSMQRRQELFDELQPLVTTFDDHPWAWAKQEEGTRTPRNSEGSRWSGGKDLSFTPLRPERVLEVKYDHMEGERFRHTTQFARWRPDREPRSCTYEQLEEPVKFNLDEVLNPGSG, from the coding sequence ATGAAACTTCCGGTAATGCCCCCGGTCGCCCCGATGTTGGCGAAGCCCCTCAGCGAGATTCCCGACGGCGACATGAGCTTCGAACCCAAGTGGGACGGGTTCAGATCGATCATCTTCCGCGACGGGGACGACGTCGAAATCGGCAGCCGCAACGAAAAACCGATGAACCGCTACTTTCCCGAAATCATCGAAGCGGTCAAGGAGCTCCTGCCAGAACGGTGCGTGGTCGACGGCGAAATCGTCCTGGTGGGAGCTTCGGGGGACCGGCTGGACTTCGAGGCCCTGCAGCAGCGGATCCATCCCGCGGCAAGCCGGGTGAAGCTTCTCGCCGAACAGACGCCTGCCAAGTTCGTTGCCTTTGACCTGCTGGCCCTGGGCGACGACGACCTGACCGGCGAGCCCTTTGCCGAGCGCCGTGCCCGCTTGGAAAAGGCGCTCGCTAACGCGAAGCCGCCGATCCATCTGACGAATGCCACGGCGGACCGCGGCGTGGCGGCGCGCTGGTTCCATGAGTTTGAAGGCGCCGGACTCGACGGCGTGATCGCCAAACCGCTGGACGGGCTCTACCAGCCGAACAAGCGGGCAATGTTCAAGATCAAACACGAGCGCACCGTGGACTGCGTGCTCGCCGGATACCGGGTACACAAAAGCGGTCCGGACCGGATCGGCTCCCTGCTGCTCGGCCTCTATAACGACGACGGCGAGCTGGCCAACGTGGGTGTGGCCGGTTCGTTTTCGATGCAGCGGCGCCAAGAGCTGTTCGACGAACTGCAGCCGCTGGTCACAACCTTCGATGACCACCCGTGGGCGTGGGCGAAGCAGGAAGAGGGCACCCGGACCCCGCGCAATTCCGAGGGCAGCCGGTGGAGCGGGGGCAAGGACCTGTCCTTCACACCGCTGCGTCCCGAGCGCGTGCTCGAAGTGAAGTATGACCATATGGAGGGCGAACGGTTCCGACACACCACGCAGTTTGCCCGCTGGCGGCCGGACCGGGAGCCGCGGTCCTGCACGTACGAACAGTTGGAAGAACCAGTGAAGTTCAACCTGGACGAAGTGCTGAATCCCGGCAGCGGGTGA
- a CDS encoding dihydrofolate reductase family protein: MGRLIIQQFTTMDGYAAEPDGGLRFMDQIRGWTSIMDANTRLLDGCSAILLGRVTYSMFAAYWPRADPREEPIAELINRLPKHVVSRTLDRAPWGDGEAQVIGDNIPARIHELKETESGDVIVWGSLTLTRLLFRKELVDELYLHMLPTVLGEGLSAYPPSAAGEKFVPHSAEVLEPGGVAVRYTVR, translated from the coding sequence ATGGGCAGGCTCATCATCCAGCAGTTCACCACGATGGATGGCTACGCGGCCGAACCCGACGGCGGCCTGCGGTTCATGGATCAGATCCGCGGCTGGACGTCCATTATGGATGCCAACACCCGCTTGCTCGACGGTTGCTCTGCCATCCTGCTCGGCCGGGTGACCTACTCGATGTTCGCCGCTTACTGGCCGCGAGCTGATCCGCGGGAGGAACCCATCGCGGAGCTAATCAACCGGCTGCCCAAGCACGTGGTGTCCAGAACTTTGGACCGGGCTCCCTGGGGCGATGGCGAGGCACAGGTCATCGGCGACAACATTCCCGCCCGGATCCACGAACTCAAGGAGACCGAGAGCGGCGACGTTATTGTCTGGGGCTCGCTGACGCTGACACGGCTGCTGTTCCGTAAAGAACTGGTGGACGAGCTGTACCTGCACATGCTGCCCACCGTGCTCGGCGAAGGGCTGTCGGCGTATCCGCCGTCGGCCGCAGGGGAAAAGTTTGTCCCGCACAGCGCCGAGGTCCTGGAACCCGGCGGTGTCGCTGTCCGCTATACAGTCCGGTAG
- a CDS encoding aldo/keto reductase, which translates to MQSRRIGTQEVGSIGLGCMNLSHAYGTPPSREAAAELLRHALDSGVVHFDTAALYGATANETLVGEVLGSRRDEFFLASKCGMTSVDGKRVIGGRPETLKATCEDALRRLRTDHIDLYYLHRWDQDIPIEDSVGALAELVEEGKIGGIGLSEVSAATLRRAHTVHPIAALQTEYSLWSRNPELGTLAACAELGTAFVAFSPLGRGFLTGKIRDVDALPEADIRRAMPRFSAVNYPRNLELLDQFSGLAGEAGCTPAQLAIAWLLHQGQHVIALPGTTRVPHLDEDLAADAVVVNAEVLKRADALINEQTVHGARYSPAMQADVDTEEF; encoded by the coding sequence TTGCAATCTCGCCGCATCGGCACCCAGGAGGTCGGCAGCATCGGCCTGGGCTGCATGAATCTCAGCCACGCCTACGGGACTCCGCCGTCGCGGGAAGCTGCCGCAGAATTGCTCCGGCATGCCTTGGACAGCGGAGTGGTCCACTTTGATACGGCGGCGCTGTACGGGGCCACGGCCAATGAGACCCTGGTCGGCGAGGTACTCGGTTCCCGGCGCGATGAATTCTTCCTGGCCAGCAAATGCGGTATGACCAGCGTGGATGGCAAACGCGTGATCGGCGGCCGTCCGGAAACACTCAAAGCCACCTGCGAGGACGCGTTGCGCCGCCTCCGCACGGACCACATCGACCTCTACTACCTGCACCGCTGGGACCAGGACATTCCGATCGAAGACAGCGTGGGTGCCCTGGCCGAACTTGTTGAGGAAGGCAAGATCGGCGGGATCGGTCTGTCCGAGGTTTCGGCGGCAACGCTGCGGCGGGCCCATACCGTCCATCCCATTGCCGCGCTCCAGACGGAATACTCGCTCTGGAGCCGCAATCCCGAGCTCGGTACGCTGGCCGCCTGCGCGGAGCTCGGGACGGCCTTCGTCGCGTTCAGCCCGCTGGGCCGCGGCTTCCTCACGGGGAAGATCCGCGACGTCGATGCGCTGCCGGAAGCGGACATCCGCCGCGCGATGCCGCGCTTCTCCGCCGTGAACTACCCGCGGAACCTGGAACTCCTGGATCAGTTCTCGGGCCTGGCCGGGGAAGCCGGCTGCACTCCCGCGCAGCTGGCCATCGCGTGGCTGCTGCATCAGGGCCAACATGTCATCGCGCTCCCGGGAACCACCAGGGTTCCCCACCTGGACGAGGATCTGGCGGCCGACGCCGTCGTCGTTAATGCGGAAGTGCTTAAGCGGGCGGACGCGCTGATCAACGAGCAGACGGTCCACGGCGCGCGTTACAGTCCCGCGATGCAGGCGGACGTCGACACCGAAGAGTTCTAG
- a CDS encoding PIG-L deacetylase family protein produces METSSEMPADWQRALVVMAHPDDPEYGAAAAVAQWTTAGKSIGYVLATRGEAGIAGLDPQEAAVIRAEEQRRACGHVGVGDLEFLDYADGRIENIPDLRLDIARSIRRHRPDGIITLNFGQTWGPGSWNSPDHRNLGTAVMDAVADAANEWIFPELAAENLPPHAGVRWVGVCTMHPTHWLDVDEDSIERAVRSLSEHRRYLEALSPEPVEAQARRQIELTTGGPDTASRRVGFELYRF; encoded by the coding sequence ATGGAAACGTCGTCGGAAATGCCGGCCGATTGGCAGCGGGCGCTGGTGGTTATGGCCCACCCGGATGATCCCGAGTACGGGGCCGCGGCGGCTGTGGCCCAGTGGACCACGGCGGGCAAGAGCATCGGCTACGTGTTGGCGACGCGGGGTGAAGCGGGCATTGCCGGGCTGGATCCCCAGGAAGCCGCGGTGATCCGGGCGGAGGAACAGCGCCGGGCATGCGGTCACGTCGGGGTCGGGGACCTGGAGTTCCTGGACTACGCGGACGGCCGGATCGAGAACATCCCCGATCTGCGGCTGGATATCGCCCGGTCGATCCGCCGGCACCGGCCGGACGGCATCATCACCCTGAACTTCGGCCAGACCTGGGGCCCGGGCAGCTGGAACTCGCCGGACCACCGGAACTTGGGAACTGCCGTCATGGACGCGGTGGCGGACGCGGCCAACGAGTGGATCTTCCCCGAGCTCGCCGCCGAAAATCTGCCGCCGCACGCCGGCGTGCGCTGGGTAGGCGTGTGCACCATGCACCCCACGCACTGGCTGGACGTCGACGAGGACAGCATTGAACGGGCCGTCCGGTCCCTGAGCGAACACCGGCGCTATCTGGAAGCACTGAGCCCGGAGCCCGTTGAAGCCCAGGCCCGGCGCCAGATCGAGCTGACCACCGGGGGCCCGGACACTGCAAGCCGTCGGGTCGGGTTCGAGCTGTACCGGTTCTAG